A region from the Panicum hallii strain FIL2 chromosome 1, PHallii_v3.1, whole genome shotgun sequence genome encodes:
- the LOC112874652 gene encoding protein enabled homolog, with protein sequence MASAVASNVHAGPAAAGAMSFGWLGPRLSFGGGGSGRDALDAVVEVEEPKAEPAISKDFIDFEFSLGGSATMLPADELFADGKLLPLRPQASAGKAAAEAELEVERRDTALVAEIPPSTPERVKALHPAAAEAALDPYVFSPKAPTCSSRWRELLRLRKVQTPQKPSPSASPSASPAPTAATPSRASNSSAARSLKLLLLQRNGGGRASCAAASDLSAAPLLRDSSDSEASLSLASSRFSLSSSSSSSAHDHDDFPRHSLDSVDPTPRPRLRLVRSHPHATPQPHPPAAVAAASAPARAGHSPARRRPSTPQPPPPPSVVSVDSPRMNASGKIVFQGLERSSSSPAGSVHSSMRSRSRVMDRSYSAGVRATPVVLNVPVCSRPVFGFFKDKKDAAAKEAASGRPRSALGRRTTATPAAGGASCRDLGNGN encoded by the coding sequence ATGGCCTCCGCCGTCGCTAGCAACGTGCACGCGGGacccgccgccgcgggagcaaTGTCGTTCGGGTGGCTCGGCCCGCGCCTGTcgttcggcggcggcggcagcgggcgcGACGCCCTCGATGCGGTCGTGGAGGTGGAGGAGCCCAAGGCCGAGCCCGCGATCTCCAAGGACTTCATCGACTTCGAGTTCAGCCTCGGCGGGTCGGCTACCATGCTGCCGGCCGACGAGCTGTTCGCCGACGGGAAGCTGCTCCCGCTCCGGCCGCAGGCTTCcgcggggaaggcggcggcggaggcggagctggaggtggagcggcgggaCACGGCGCTGGTCGCGGAGATCCCGCCGTCCACGCCGGAGCGGGTCAAGGCGCTGCACcccgcggcggccgaggccgCGCTGGACCCATACGTGTTCTCGCCCAAGGCGCCGACGTGCTCCAGCCGGTGGAGGGAGCTGCTGCGGCTCAGGAAGGTCCAGACGCCGCAGAAGCCGTCCCCGTCCGCGTCGCCGTCGGCGTCCCCGGCGCCAACGGCTGCGACCCCGTCGAGGGCGTCCAACTCCTCGGCGGCCAGGTCGCTGAAGCTGCTCCTCCTTCAGCggaacggcggcggccgtgcgtcATGCGCCGCAGCATCGGACCTGTCCGCGGCGCCGCTCCTACGCGACAGCTCCGACTCGGAGGCGTCGCTCTCCCTCGCCTCCTCCCGCTTCTCGCTCtcgtcgtcgtcttcgtccTCCGCACACGACCACGACGACTTCCCGCGCCACTCCCTCGACTCCGTCGACCCCACCCCTCGTCcccgcctccgcctcgtccgCTCCCACCCCCATGCGACGCCCCAGCCGCACCCACCCGCTGCCGTCgccgcggcctccgcccccgcgcgcgccggcCACAGCcccgcccggcgccgcccctcCACGCCgcagcctccgccgccgccgagcgtgGTCTCCGTGGACTCCCCGCGCATGAACGCCTCCGGCAAGATCGTGTTCCAGGGCCTGGAGCGCAGCTCCAGCTCCCCCGCCGGCAGTGTCCACTCCTCCATGCGGTCGCGCTCCCGCGTCATGGACCGGTCCTACTCCGCCGGCGTCCGCGCCACGCCGGTCGTGCTCAACGTCCCCGTCTGCTCGCGCCCGGTGTTCGGGTTCTTCAAGGACAAGAAGGACGCCGCGGCAAAGGAAGCCGCTTCCGGGCGACCGCGTTCCGCTCTCGGCCGGAGGACGACGGCCACACCGGCAGCCGGCGGAGCGAGCTGCCGAGATCTCGGCAATGGTAACTGA